Genomic window (Streptomyces sp. NBC_00078):
CCACCTTCAACACGGTCAACTCGTGGGCACTCGGCCTCACCCACGATTTCGTGGTCGGCGTCGTCGCCGAGGGCATCGGCAAGGGCATCCCGGCCGTCATGATGCCGTGCGTGAACGCGGCGTACGTGCAGCACCGCCAGTTCGGGCGGAGCGTCGCCGAGCTGCGCGCCATGGGGGTCCAGATGCTCTATGGCGAAGGTGGCTTCGTCCCGAATCCGCCAGGCCAGGGCAAGCCGAAGGAATACCCATGGCATCTGGTCCTCAACGCTGCGGAGAAGATCGCACGCACCTGACCGGGCAACCCATGAGTGCAAAGGGGCCCCTTCCACCCGCGGGGGCTCCCCTGCTACGAGGAAGCCACGGGGACATTCAGCGAGATCAGCCCGACTGACCTGGTTGTCATGAGGAGTTCGGTGACCGCGGCGTTCCGCAGCTGCGGGAAGACACGGCGGTAGTCGGCGAGCGGGACGGACAGCAGACCGCACAGGACCAGCCGGAGCAGGGTGTTGTGGGCGACGACCAGGACGCGTCCGCCGTCGTGGGCGGCGGCGATGCGGTGCAGGGCGGCGGCCCCCCGGGCGGCGGCAGCCCTCGGGTCCTCGGAGCCCGGGAACGGGTGGGCCACCGGGTCGGCACGGAAGGCCTCCGCCGCCTTCGGGTCCTCTCGCGCGAACTCGGCGAGCGTCCGGCCCTCCATCACCCCGAAGTCGCATTCCCGCAGGTCGGGTTCGCGATGCGGGGCGAGGCCGAGGGCGCGGCAGGCGGGGTCGGCGGTGGCGGTCGCCCGGGAGACCGTGGACGTCCAGATCGCGTCGACGGGATGGGCCGCGGCCCAGCGGCCGAGGGCCCTTGCCTGCGCGCGGCCCGTGTCGGTGAGCGCCACGTCGCTCACCCCCGCGTAGCGGTTCTCGGCGTGCCAGACGGTCTGCCCGTGCCGGGCCAGCAGAAGGGTCGTACTCATGACGGCGAAGTATCCACGGTGAGCCTCCTGTGCGCGTGGGCCGCCACCGTCGGCGAAAGCCAGCCCCGTGCCGTCAGTTCGTCGACCAGGCGGGCGTACGGCTCGGCGAACAGGGCCGTGCGGCCGGGACGGGGTTCGAGGACCGAGCCGATGCGGACCATGCGTTCGGCGACGTCCGTCAGAGGGTCCGATCCCGTGCCGTGGGCGGCCAGTGCGGCCATGCCCAGGGCGGGTTCGGTCTGCTTCGGTACGCGGGCCGGCCGGCCGAGGATGTCGGCGCGCAGCTGGTTCCAGTACGGGCTGCGGGCGCCGCCGCCAGTGAAGGTGAGCGGGCCGTCCAGCGGCGCGCCGAGGTGGTCCAGATAGTCCAGGCAGAGCCGTTCCGCGAAGGCGACGCCCTGCAGCAGCGCGGCCCACAGGTCGGCGTCGCCGGCCGGCTCGCCCATCACCAGGGCGGAGGCGTCCGGCGCGAGGAACGGGAACCGTTCGCCGGGCGACACGAGGGGGTACGCCACCGCGCCCGAGGGCTCGTGGGCGGCCGCCCGTGCGTCCATCGTCGCCGGGTCGGCGCCCGCGAACGCGGCGGTCAGCACGCCCGCGCCCACGCTGGACGCCCCGCCGGGCAGCCAACTGCCGTCCGGCGCACGGTGGTTGTAGACCACGCCGGTGGCGTCGTGGACGGGGGTGACGGAGGCACCCTTCAGGACGAGCGTCGTACCGAGCACCGAGTTCCAGGAACCGGGACGCAGCGCCCCCGACGCGATCTGGGCCGCGCAGCCGTCGGTCATCCCGGCGATCACCGGTGTGCCGGCCGGGATGCCGGTGGCCTCGGCGGCGGCCCGGCAGACCTCGCCGAGGGGAGTCCCGGGGCGGACGACCTCGGGCAGGGAGGGTGCGTGGGGGACGGCCGGCCAGGCGTCGCGCTCCACGTCGTAGGCCGTCTTGAGGGCGTGGCTGGAATCCGTGGGGACGGGGTGGCCGACGAGGCGGGCGGTGACGATGTCGGGCTGGTGGGCGATGTGCCCGTGCCCATGGGTGCGCAACAGCCACAGGGCCTTGGGCAGCCCCCAGGTGTTCTGCACCGTGAGCCCCGCCCCGCGCAGCCGCTCGCCCTCGGCCCAGGCCCGCCCGTCGTCGTACATCAGCGCCGGGCTCACGGGCCACCCGGCCGCGTCCGTCAGCAGCACGGTCCCGGACGTCCCGCACACCGCGAGCCCGCCGACCCTGGCAGGCCGGTCCTTGAGCGCGGTCCGGGCCGCCGCGCACACCGCCGTCCACCACTGCCCCGGGTCCTGCTCGTGCCGTACTCCGTCGCGCCGCCCCTCCAACGGGGCCGAACCGGCGCCGAGGACCGTGCCGTCGGCGGTGACGAGCAGCACGCGGACGCTCTGTGTGCCCAGGTCGATCCCCAGCCACGCGTCACGCTCGTGTCCCATCCGGACCTCCCATGGATCGCGACCCGGCATGTGAACTTCTCACTCTGCACCGATATTTTCGCGTGCGCGAGGGATTGACGGTCATCTTCCGCCGTTACACCCTCTGTTAACGAGTCGACTCGACGTGTTAACCCACACAGCGCACCGGGCCCAACCCCACGCGGAGGTCACGGATGGACACGCACGCGCACGACCGCCGACGCTTCCTCGCCCTCACCGCGGGGGCCGCCGCGACCCCGTTACTCGCGGCCTGCGGCGCGGGCTTCGGCGGGGACGACAAGAAGAGCGACGGCTCGGCCGCCGACGACGTCACCGGCTCCTTCGACTGGAAACGGGAGAAGGGCACGACGGTCAAGGCGCTGCTCAACAAGCATCCGTACACGGACGCCCTGATCGCCGACCTGAAGTCCTTCACCGACAAGACCGGCATCAAGGTCGAGTACGACGTGTTCCCCGAGGACAACTACTTCGACAAGCTCACCGTCGACCTGTCCAGCGGTCGCGCCTCGTACGACGTCTTCATGCTGGGCGCGTACATGGTCTGGCAGTACGGGCCGCCGGGCTGGCTGGAGGATCTCGGGCCCTGGATGCGCAACTCCGCGGCCACCGGCGCCGAATGGGACCGGGCCGACTTCTTCCCCAGCCTCCTCCAGGCCGACCAGTGGTCGCTCAGGGCGGGCGCCCCGCTCGGCCGGGGCGGGCAGTACGCACTGCCGTGGGGCTGGGAGACGAACGTCGTCGCCTACAACACCGAGGTCTTCAAAAAGCTCGGCCTCAAACCGGCCGAGAGCTTCGACGAACTGCGCGAGATCGCCGGAGCCATCAAGAAGAAGGCTTCCGGGGCCGGTTACGACGGCATGTACGGGATCGCCGTGCGCGGGTCCCGCAGCTGGGCCACCATCCACCCCGGGTTCATGACCATGTACGCCCGCAACGGCCTGCACGACTTCACCGTGAACGGCGACAAGCTCAAGCCCGCCATGAACACCCCGGAGGCGATCGCCTTCACACAGGACTGGGCCCGCATGGTCAAGCAGGGCGGGCCGCCGTCCTGGACCTCGTACACCTGGTACCAGTGCTCCAGCGACCTCGGCGCGAAGAAGGCGGGCATGCTCTTCGACGCGGACACGGCCGCCTACTTCCAGGCGGTGAAGGGTGCCTCCCCCGCCTCCGGGAAGATCGCCTTCCACCCGGGGCCGAAGGGACCGGACGGCTCCCTCGCCACCAACATGTGGATCTGGTCGCTCGGCATGAACTCCAAGTCCCGGAAGAAGAGTGCCAGTTGGCTGTTCCTGCAGTGGGCGACCGGCAAGGAGCATCTGCTCAAGGCCGCCATCACCGGCAACCACATCGACCCGGTACGCAAGTCGGTCAGCCAGGACGCGGTCTACAAGGACAAGATGAAGCACCTGCCCGGCTTCATCGAGACCTTCGAGACGGTCGTCGACCAGACGAGGATCCAGTTCACCCCGCAGGCTCAGTTCTTCGACGCGACCACCAGCTGGGCCGCGGCCCTCCAGGAGATCTACGGCGGCAAGAACGCGAAGTCCGTGCTGAACGGCCTGGCGGGCGACCTCGCCTCCAAGGTGGGCTGAGCGGCGATGGGCTGGCGGCCGACCCTGCGCCCGTACGTCCTGATCGTCCCCGCGCTGCTGCTGACCTGCGGGATCCTCTATCCCTTCGGACTCGGGCTCTACTACACGCTGTTCGACTTCTCGGCGAGCAAACCGCGGCCGGACATGGTGCGGTTCCAGAACTACGAGACGGTCTTCACGCAGGACGCCTTCTGGAACTCCGCGTGGGTGACCGTGCTGTACGCCGTCGGGGCCGCCGCGGTCGAGACCGTGCTCGGGGTCGCCGTCGCCCTGCTGCTGCACCGTTCGTCGATCGTCGGCCGGGTGCTGGAGAAGATCCTCATCCTGCCGCTGATGATCGCCCCGGTGATCGCCGCGATCATCTGGAAGCTGATGCTCCAGCCGTCGGTCGGGGTGGTGAACCACCTGCTGAAACCCTTCGGGCTGGGCGGAGTCCAGTGGACGGACACCCCGACGGGCGCGCTGCTGTCGTCGATCGCCGTGGACGTCTGGGTCTACACCCCGTTCGTGGCGATCCTCGCCCTGGCCGGTCTGCGGTCGCTGCCCACCTCCCCCTTCGAGGCGGCGGCCGTGGACGGCGCGGGCTGGTGGTACACCTTCCGGCGGCTGACCCTGCCGATGCTGTGGCCGTACGTCCTGGTCGCGGTGATCTTCCGGTTCATGGACTCGCTGAAGGTCTTCGACATCATCTACGCCCTGACGGAGGGCGGCCCGGGCGACTCGACCGTCGTCCTGCAGATCCGTGCCTACCTGGAGGCGATCCGCTTCCAGCGCTACAGCTTCGGGATCAGCTACACGATCGTGCTGTGGGCCGTGGTGTACCTGGCCGCGATGGCGCTCGTACGCCATCTCGGCACGATCCAGCGGAAGGCGGCCGAGGCGAAATGACCGTCAAAAAACGCCTGTTGGGATGGCTGGCCGATGTCGCGCTCATCCTCTACTTCGTCTTCGCCCTGTTCCCGGTCGCCTGGATGGTGATCCTGTCCCTGAAGCCCGCGAACCAGCTCTTCAGCACCTACTTCTCCTTCACGCCGACCCTCGGCTCGTACCGGACCGTCCTCGGCGACAGCGAGGGCATCCCGTTCGTGCGGTTCTTCGTGAACAGCCTGGTGGTGTCGGTGGGGGCGGTCGTGCTGTCGCTGGTGGTCGGGCTGCCGGCGGCGTACGCGTCGGCCCGCTGGCGGTTCAAGGGCTCGGAGAACCTGATGTTCACGTTGCTGTCGTTCCGGTTCGCGCCCGAACTCACCGTGATCATCCCGCTGTTCGTGCTCTACCAGAAGCTCGGGCTGTTCGACACGTACGTCGGCATGATCTGGGTCCTGCAGCTCGTCACACTCCCGCTGATCGTGTGGATCATGCGGTCCTACTTCGCCGATCTGACACCGGAGCTGGAGCAGGCGGCCCTGCCGGACGGCTACACGCGCAAGCAGGCCTTCTTCAAGGTCGCCCTGCCGCTGGTCAAGCCGGGCATCGCGGCCGTGTCGCTGCTGGCCTTCATCTTCGCCTGGAACAACTTCGTCTTCCCGCTGATCCTCACCTCCAACGAGGCCCAGACGGTGACCGTGGGCGCCCTGTCCTTCCTCGGCGGCGACCGCCCCAAGTACAACCTCACGGCCGCGGCGGCGCTGGTGTCGGTCGTACCGCCCCTGCTGCTGGCCCTCACCATCCAGCGGTATCTGGTGCGGGGCCTTTCGTTCGGGGCGGTGAAGTCGTGATCGGGCTGCGGGGGATCAGAAAGGCGTACGGCCGGGTCACCGCCCTCGACGGGCTCGAACTGGACGTGTCCGAGGGCGAGTTCTTCTGTCTGCTCGGTCCCTCCGGTGCCGGCAAGACGACCACGCTCAAGACCGTCGCCGGGCTGGAACAGCCCGACTCCGGGACGGTCCTGCTCGACGGCAGGGACATGGCGGGCATCGAGCCGTACGACCGGGGTGTGGCGATGTGCTTCGAGAGCTACGCCCTCTACCCGCACCGCTCGGCCTACGACAACCTGGCCTCCCCGCTCCGCTCGCCACGCCACCGCCTGCCGGCCGCCGAGGCCCGCGACCGTATCGGCGCCATCGCCGAACTGCTGGGCATCAGCGCCCTGCTGGACCGCCGGGTCGGACAGCTCTCCAACGGCCAGCGCCAGCGCATAGCCCTCGGCCGGGTCCTGGTCCGCCCCGCCCGCGCCTTTCTCCTCGACGAGCCCCTCTCCCACCTGGACGCCAAACTCCGCCAGCAGATGCGCGCCGAGCTGAAGGCGATCGGAGCGGTACAGAACACGACGACTCTCTACGTCACCCACGACTCCCTGGAGGCGCTGGCGCTCGGCGACCGGATCGGGGTGATCCGGGACGGGCGGATCGTGCAGACGGGGACGCGGGAGGAGATCTGGTACCGGCCGTGCGACACGGAGGTGGCTCGGGCCTTCGGGCGGCCGCGGATCAATCTGCTGCCGGGGACGGTGACCGAGGACGGCGGCTTCCGGTCGGCGGACGGGAAGGTGGAGCTGCCGCTCCGGGCGAAGGCGCAGGCCGGCACGGACGTACTGGTCGGCGTGCGGCCCCGGGACATCGCGCTGAAGGGCGTCGCGGGCCACCAGCTCACCGGCACCGTCTACGTCACCGAGGTGCTCGGCCGTTCCGTGGAGGTGACGGTCCGGCTGGGCGGGCAGCACGCGTCGCTGGTCGCCCCGCGCGGCGACACGGCCGGGCTGCGTCCCGACGATCCGGTACGGCTGACCGTCCGGCCTGAGAACCTGCTGCTGTTCGAGGCCGACCGGCCTGGGCGTCCGGGACGACTGATCGGGACACGATGA
Coding sequences:
- a CDS encoding flavoprotein encodes the protein MTTHVLYLFGSAAPPVFDVATVIQDARSRGFDVCLGLTPTAARWLEAQLPELERLTGHPVRSEYKLPGEPDVWPKADVIAVAPATFNTVNSWALGLTHDFVVGVVAEGIGKGIPAVMMPCVNAAYVQHRQFGRSVAELRAMGVQMLYGEGGFVPNPPGQGKPKEYPWHLVLNAAEKIART
- a CDS encoding sugar ABC transporter substrate-binding protein, with translation MDTHAHDRRRFLALTAGAAATPLLAACGAGFGGDDKKSDGSAADDVTGSFDWKREKGTTVKALLNKHPYTDALIADLKSFTDKTGIKVEYDVFPEDNYFDKLTVDLSSGRASYDVFMLGAYMVWQYGPPGWLEDLGPWMRNSAATGAEWDRADFFPSLLQADQWSLRAGAPLGRGGQYALPWGWETNVVAYNTEVFKKLGLKPAESFDELREIAGAIKKKASGAGYDGMYGIAVRGSRSWATIHPGFMTMYARNGLHDFTVNGDKLKPAMNTPEAIAFTQDWARMVKQGGPPSWTSYTWYQCSSDLGAKKAGMLFDADTAAYFQAVKGASPASGKIAFHPGPKGPDGSLATNMWIWSLGMNSKSRKKSASWLFLQWATGKEHLLKAAITGNHIDPVRKSVSQDAVYKDKMKHLPGFIETFETVVDQTRIQFTPQAQFFDATTSWAAALQEIYGGKNAKSVLNGLAGDLASKVG
- a CDS encoding histidine phosphatase family protein, producing the protein MSTTLLLARHGQTVWHAENRYAGVSDVALTDTGRAQARALGRWAAAHPVDAIWTSTVSRATATADPACRALGLAPHREPDLRECDFGVMEGRTLAEFAREDPKAAEAFRADPVAHPFPGSEDPRAAAARGAAALHRIAAAHDGGRVLVVAHNTLLRLVLCGLLSVPLADYRRVFPQLRNAAVTELLMTTRSVGLISLNVPVASS
- a CDS encoding FGGY-family carbohydrate kinase — translated: MGHERDAWLGIDLGTQSVRVLLVTADGTVLGAGSAPLEGRRDGVRHEQDPGQWWTAVCAAARTALKDRPARVGGLAVCGTSGTVLLTDAAGWPVSPALMYDDGRAWAEGERLRGAGLTVQNTWGLPKALWLLRTHGHGHIAHQPDIVTARLVGHPVPTDSSHALKTAYDVERDAWPAVPHAPSLPEVVRPGTPLGEVCRAAAEATGIPAGTPVIAGMTDGCAAQIASGALRPGSWNSVLGTTLVLKGASVTPVHDATGVVYNHRAPDGSWLPGGASSVGAGVLTAAFAGADPATMDARAAAHEPSGAVAYPLVSPGERFPFLAPDASALVMGEPAGDADLWAALLQGVAFAERLCLDYLDHLGAPLDGPLTFTGGGARSPYWNQLRADILGRPARVPKQTEPALGMAALAAHGTGSDPLTDVAERMVRIGSVLEPRPGRTALFAEPYARLVDELTARGWLSPTVAAHAHRRLTVDTSPS
- a CDS encoding carbohydrate ABC transporter permease → MTVKKRLLGWLADVALILYFVFALFPVAWMVILSLKPANQLFSTYFSFTPTLGSYRTVLGDSEGIPFVRFFVNSLVVSVGAVVLSLVVGLPAAYASARWRFKGSENLMFTLLSFRFAPELTVIIPLFVLYQKLGLFDTYVGMIWVLQLVTLPLIVWIMRSYFADLTPELEQAALPDGYTRKQAFFKVALPLVKPGIAAVSLLAFIFAWNNFVFPLILTSNEAQTVTVGALSFLGGDRPKYNLTAAAALVSVVPPLLLALTIQRYLVRGLSFGAVKS
- a CDS encoding carbohydrate ABC transporter permease gives rise to the protein MGWRPTLRPYVLIVPALLLTCGILYPFGLGLYYTLFDFSASKPRPDMVRFQNYETVFTQDAFWNSAWVTVLYAVGAAAVETVLGVAVALLLHRSSIVGRVLEKILILPLMIAPVIAAIIWKLMLQPSVGVVNHLLKPFGLGGVQWTDTPTGALLSSIAVDVWVYTPFVAILALAGLRSLPTSPFEAAAVDGAGWWYTFRRLTLPMLWPYVLVAVIFRFMDSLKVFDIIYALTEGGPGDSTVVLQIRAYLEAIRFQRYSFGISYTIVLWAVVYLAAMALVRHLGTIQRKAAEAK
- a CDS encoding ABC transporter ATP-binding protein, with the translated sequence MIGLRGIRKAYGRVTALDGLELDVSEGEFFCLLGPSGAGKTTTLKTVAGLEQPDSGTVLLDGRDMAGIEPYDRGVAMCFESYALYPHRSAYDNLASPLRSPRHRLPAAEARDRIGAIAELLGISALLDRRVGQLSNGQRQRIALGRVLVRPARAFLLDEPLSHLDAKLRQQMRAELKAIGAVQNTTTLYVTHDSLEALALGDRIGVIRDGRIVQTGTREEIWYRPCDTEVARAFGRPRINLLPGTVTEDGGFRSADGKVELPLRAKAQAGTDVLVGVRPRDIALKGVAGHQLTGTVYVTEVLGRSVEVTVRLGGQHASLVAPRGDTAGLRPDDPVRLTVRPENLLLFEADRPGRPGRLIGTR